A section of the Acidobacterium capsulatum ATCC 51196 genome encodes:
- a CDS encoding GWxTD domain-containing protein: protein MSQCRISMLLLATLAGASSAPCLYAQPSHRDRDRNQAQSAQDASQNSQDDQNPLKRQLPDSVRRKQQKEYREELKGPYKKWLNETVRWIITDKERRAFKALTNDEERDAFIENFWARRNPDPGSPYNSYREEIYRRIAYSNSHFSDGEPGWMTDRGMIYIKYGKPDSIESHPSGGTYNRPISEGGGQTDTYPFEDWHYRYIAGIGENVNIEFVDQCMCGNYVMTINRAAKDALLHVPGAGETLYEQMGMAKKADRFRGGLEQLGPGPMSAENGSKEFDRLEQYAKLEAPPVVKFKDLQDFITTHKVLSGPFFPFDVQTDFVKITDNTVLVPITLQIKQGDITFKTTNGVSKGLVNIFGQVSTITDKVVTTFEDTVEVEEPSELLPQTLNHSSLYWKALPLRPGRYRIDIAIKDVNNPDHVGTWAEAITVPEYNDNSLSTSSLILADKMERVPDKDIGTGAFTIGSTFIRPRVMARASMPASFHRTQNLNFWMQVYNLGINEKTKRNDATINYQIIDTKTNKVLLDTSQKSADISSNSDELTLEKRLPLASLQPGKYKVKITVHDAISGQEIAQSAPFVVD, encoded by the coding sequence ATGTCGCAGTGCCGTATTTCGATGTTGCTGTTGGCCACGCTTGCCGGCGCGAGCTCCGCGCCCTGTCTGTACGCGCAGCCTTCACACAGAGACCGGGACCGGAATCAGGCTCAGTCCGCACAAGATGCTTCCCAGAATTCGCAGGACGACCAGAATCCGTTGAAGCGGCAGTTGCCCGACAGCGTGCGCCGGAAGCAGCAAAAAGAGTATCGCGAAGAGCTCAAGGGCCCCTACAAGAAGTGGCTGAATGAGACCGTTCGCTGGATCATCACCGACAAGGAACGCCGGGCCTTCAAGGCGCTCACCAATGATGAAGAGCGCGATGCCTTCATTGAGAACTTCTGGGCCCGCCGCAATCCTGATCCCGGCTCGCCCTATAACTCCTATCGCGAAGAGATCTACCGCCGCATCGCCTATTCCAACTCTCACTTCTCTGACGGTGAGCCCGGCTGGATGACCGACCGCGGCATGATCTATATCAAGTACGGCAAGCCCGACAGCATTGAGTCGCACCCCAGCGGCGGCACCTACAACCGTCCCATCTCCGAGGGCGGCGGCCAGACGGACACCTATCCGTTTGAGGACTGGCATTACCGCTACATCGCGGGCATCGGCGAAAATGTCAACATTGAGTTCGTCGATCAGTGCATGTGCGGCAACTATGTCATGACCATCAACCGTGCCGCCAAAGACGCGCTGCTGCACGTGCCCGGCGCCGGCGAAACCCTGTATGAGCAGATGGGCATGGCCAAGAAGGCGGACCGCTTCCGCGGCGGCCTTGAGCAGCTCGGCCCCGGCCCCATGTCCGCCGAGAATGGCAGCAAGGAATTCGACCGCCTCGAGCAGTACGCCAAGCTCGAAGCCCCGCCCGTGGTCAAGTTCAAAGACCTGCAGGACTTCATCACGACGCACAAGGTGCTCAGCGGTCCGTTCTTCCCCTTTGATGTCCAGACCGACTTCGTGAAGATCACCGATAACACCGTGCTGGTGCCCATCACCCTGCAGATCAAGCAGGGCGACATCACCTTCAAGACCACCAATGGCGTCTCCAAAGGTCTGGTCAACATCTTCGGGCAGGTTTCCACCATCACCGACAAGGTGGTCACGACCTTTGAAGACACGGTCGAAGTCGAGGAACCCTCCGAGCTGCTGCCGCAAACGCTCAACCATTCCTCGCTGTATTGGAAGGCTCTGCCGCTGCGTCCCGGCCGTTATCGCATCGATATCGCCATTAAGGACGTCAACAATCCTGATCACGTCGGCACCTGGGCCGAGGCCATCACCGTGCCCGAGTACAACGACAACAGCCTCTCCACCTCATCGCTCATTCTGGCCGACAAAATGGAGCGCGTGCCCGACAAGGACATCGGTACCGGCGCCTTCACGATCGGCAGCACGTTCATCCGCCCGCGCGTCATGGCTCGCGCTTCCATGCCGGCCAGCTTCCACCGCACTCAGAACCTGAACTTCTGGATGCAGGTCTACAACCTCGGCATCAATGAGAAGACCAAGCGGAACGACGCGACCATCAACTATCAGATCATCGACACCAAAACCAACAAGGTGCTGCTGGATACCTCGCAGAAGTCCGCGGATATTTCCTCGAACTCAGACGAGTTGACGCTCGAAAAGCGCCTCCCCCTGGCCAGTCTGCAACCCGGCAAGTACAAGGTCAAAATCACGGTCCACGACGCCATCTCCGGGCAGGAAATCGCCCAATCCGCACCCTTTGTCGTAGACTAA
- a CDS encoding ABC transporter ATP-binding protein: protein MATDLGIANPQTTPQRPGADEIIVVDNLWKTYQMGVEQQVHALQGVTLRIRRNEYVAIMGPSGSGKSTLMNLIGCLDTPTEGNYWLNGHLVSELNDDELARIRNKEIGFVFQTFNLLARASALHNVELPLIYNGTPAAERLDRAQKALEAVNLGTRMHHKPNELSGGQRQRVAIARALINNPSIILADEPTGNLDSKTGVEIMALFDELHRQGNTIVLVTHEPDIAEYAHRVVHIRDGKIFSDQPSSRMQHA, encoded by the coding sequence ATGGCAACAGATCTTGGCATAGCGAATCCACAGACCACCCCGCAGAGGCCCGGCGCCGATGAAATCATCGTGGTCGATAACCTGTGGAAGACCTACCAGATGGGCGTGGAGCAGCAGGTGCATGCGCTGCAGGGCGTCACGCTGCGGATTCGCCGCAATGAGTATGTGGCCATCATGGGCCCCTCGGGCTCGGGCAAGTCCACCCTGATGAACCTGATCGGCTGCCTGGATACGCCGACCGAAGGCAACTACTGGCTCAACGGCCACCTGGTGAGCGAGCTGAATGATGATGAGCTGGCGCGCATCCGGAACAAGGAGATTGGGTTTGTCTTTCAGACCTTTAACCTGCTGGCGCGCGCCTCGGCCCTGCACAATGTGGAGCTGCCGCTGATCTATAACGGCACCCCGGCGGCCGAGCGGCTGGACCGCGCACAGAAGGCGCTCGAAGCCGTGAACCTGGGCACGCGCATGCACCACAAGCCCAACGAACTGTCGGGCGGCCAGCGCCAGCGTGTGGCCATTGCGCGCGCGCTGATCAACAATCCCTCGATCATTCTGGCCGACGAGCCGACCGGCAACCTCGACTCGAAGACCGGCGTGGAGATCATGGCGCTGTTTGATGAGCTGCACCGGCAGGGCAACACGATTGTGCTGGTGACGCACGAGCCCGACATTGCCGAGTATGCGCATCGCGTGGTGCACATTCGCGACGGAAAGATATTCTCAGACCAGCCCTCAAGCCGGATGCAGCACGCCTGA
- a CDS encoding glycosyltransferase family 4 protein, with translation MREGESVIQTVEPGQARPLRIALLTETFLPKIDGIVTRLCHTIRNLRRAGHEVMIIAPKGIDDFEGAPVYGVSGFPFPLYPDLKIAIPRPSVGEALAAFQPDIVHAINPAMLAVSAFYYSVRYQLPLVVSYHTHLPKYLGYYGLGSLEPLMWWGMRAGYNRADLTLATSSAMQTELEAHGIQRMHLWQRGVDTETFHPSCASQAMRERLTQGHPEDKLLLYVGRLSAEKEIERCLDVLKSVPGLRLALVGDGPHREKLQQHFAGTKTYFAGFMRGRDLAEAFASGDVFMLPSRTETLGLVLLESMAAGCPVVTPNAGGTADIVQDGITGHLYDPADEMGHVKAVQQLLADPNHHAEVRRRARLDAEKWDWAAATRQLEDYYRRVLLREERLAIEVPQAMASGATPEAICAQLQISGATFRRHAALAGPGGKRKVHATAN, from the coding sequence TTGCGCGAAGGGGAATCCGTAATCCAGACCGTGGAGCCGGGCCAGGCGAGGCCGCTGCGCATCGCACTGCTGACGGAGACCTTCCTGCCGAAGATCGACGGCATCGTGACCCGTCTCTGCCACACCATCCGCAACCTGCGGCGGGCCGGGCACGAGGTCATGATCATCGCTCCCAAGGGGATCGATGATTTTGAGGGCGCGCCCGTCTACGGTGTTTCAGGATTCCCCTTCCCGCTATATCCCGACCTGAAGATCGCCATTCCGCGGCCTTCGGTCGGCGAGGCGCTGGCCGCCTTTCAGCCGGACATCGTTCACGCCATCAATCCGGCCATGCTGGCCGTTTCGGCCTTCTACTACAGCGTGCGGTATCAGCTTCCGCTGGTGGTTTCCTACCACACGCATCTGCCTAAATATCTCGGCTACTACGGCCTCGGCTCGCTGGAGCCGCTGATGTGGTGGGGCATGCGGGCCGGCTACAACCGGGCCGATCTTACGCTCGCGACCTCCTCAGCCATGCAGACCGAGCTGGAGGCTCACGGCATTCAGCGCATGCATCTCTGGCAGCGCGGTGTGGATACTGAGACCTTCCACCCCAGTTGCGCCAGCCAGGCCATGCGCGAGCGCCTCACGCAGGGGCACCCGGAGGACAAGCTGCTGCTCTACGTGGGCCGCCTCTCGGCCGAGAAAGAGATTGAGCGCTGCCTGGACGTGCTCAAATCCGTCCCCGGTCTGCGCCTGGCGCTGGTGGGCGACGGACCGCACCGCGAAAAGCTGCAGCAGCACTTCGCCGGAACAAAGACCTACTTTGCCGGCTTCATGCGGGGCCGTGACCTGGCCGAGGCTTTTGCCTCGGGCGATGTCTTCATGCTGCCCTCGCGCACCGAGACGCTCGGCCTCGTGCTGTTGGAATCGATGGCCGCCGGCTGCCCGGTGGTCACCCCCAATGCCGGGGGCACGGCAGACATTGTGCAGGACGGCATTACAGGCCATCTCTACGATCCCGCCGACGAGATGGGCCACGTCAAGGCTGTGCAGCAGTTGCTTGCCGACCCCAACCACCATGCCGAGGTGCGCCGCCGCGCCCGCCTGGACGCCGAAAAGTGGGACTGGGCCGCCGCCACGCGCCAGCTTGAGGACTACTACCGCCGCGTGCTGCTGCGCGAGGAGCGTCTGGCCATTGAGGTACCGCAGGCCATGGCCTCAGGCGCCACGCCCGAAGCCATCTGCGCCCAGTTGCAGATTTCCGGCGCTACCTTCCGCCGCCACGCCGCCCTGGCAGGGCCCGGTGGCAAGCGGAAGGTTCACGCAACCGCGAACTGA
- a CDS encoding NAD-dependent epimerase/dehydratase family protein, protein MKILVIGGDGYCGWATALYLSERGHEVAIVDSLVRRHWDATLGVDTLTPIASIHQRVQHWNEKTGRKIDLFVGDITDYQLVRNILKTWEPESIVHFGEQRSAPFSMIDRDHAVMTQVDNVTGTLNLLFAMHEICPDAHLVKLGTMGEYGQPNIDIEEGYITIKHNGREDRLPYPMQPGSFYHLSKVHDTHNIRFACKIWGLRATDLNQGVVYGVLTDETANDDKLVNRLDYDHVFGTALNRFCIQAAIGHPLTVYGTGGQTRGYLDIRDTVRCIEIACTNPADKGEFRVFNQFTEQFGVLQLAEMVQKAGKEAGLNVEISHIQNPRVEKEEHYYNAKNTLLQDLGLKPHNLSDSLLSSLLSFAIRYKDRVDRGQILPKVTWR, encoded by the coding sequence ATGAAGATTCTCGTAATCGGAGGCGATGGATATTGTGGCTGGGCAACCGCCCTCTATCTGTCGGAGCGCGGCCATGAAGTGGCCATTGTGGACAGTCTGGTGCGCCGGCACTGGGATGCGACGCTGGGTGTCGATACGCTCACCCCGATCGCATCCATTCATCAGCGCGTGCAGCACTGGAATGAAAAGACCGGCCGCAAGATCGACCTTTTCGTGGGCGACATCACCGATTATCAACTGGTGCGCAACATCCTCAAGACCTGGGAGCCGGAGTCGATCGTTCACTTTGGCGAGCAGCGCTCGGCGCCGTTCTCGATGATTGACCGCGACCACGCCGTCATGACGCAGGTGGATAACGTCACCGGTACCCTGAACCTGCTCTTTGCGATGCACGAGATCTGCCCCGATGCTCACCTGGTCAAGCTGGGCACCATGGGCGAGTACGGCCAGCCCAACATTGATATTGAAGAGGGCTACATCACGATCAAGCACAACGGCCGCGAAGACCGTTTGCCTTATCCCATGCAGCCGGGCTCGTTCTACCACCTCAGCAAGGTGCATGACACGCACAACATTCGCTTTGCCTGCAAGATCTGGGGCCTGCGCGCCACTGACCTCAATCAGGGCGTGGTCTACGGCGTGCTGACCGACGAAACCGCCAATGACGACAAGCTGGTCAACCGCCTTGATTATGACCATGTCTTCGGCACGGCGCTCAACCGCTTCTGCATCCAGGCAGCCATTGGCCACCCGCTGACGGTTTACGGCACCGGCGGTCAGACGCGCGGCTACCTCGACATCCGCGACACGGTGCGCTGCATTGAGATTGCCTGCACCAATCCGGCAGACAAGGGCGAGTTCCGCGTCTTCAATCAGTTCACCGAGCAGTTCGGCGTGCTGCAACTGGCAGAGATGGTGCAGAAGGCAGGCAAGGAAGCCGGCCTGAACGTGGAAATCAGCCATATTCAGAATCCGCGCGTCGAAAAGGAAGAGCACTACTACAACGCGAAGAACACGCTGTTGCAGGATCTGGGGCTCAAGCCGCACAACCTTTCCGATTCGCTTTTGAGCTCGCTTCTGAGCTTCGCGATCCGGTATAAGGATCGCGTAGACCGCGGCCAGATTCTGCCCAAGGTGACCTGGAGGTAA
- a CDS encoding carboxypeptidase-like regulatory domain-containing protein, whose amino-acid sequence MIRRLFIPGTAMLLLAISASAQTHPATPEAYVSGVVRNSQGAPESGALVELMRPDQKIVAEMATDTHGHYALHHIPSGTYELRATSPLFLPTIRENLELAASTRVVVNLTLNTLYEAFRWLPAEPRKAGEPPDDWTWTLRLSADRPLLRMLQNGPLVVVTDSNGNRTLKARVTLRGGDSRFGDGGVHQDFELARSLDGSRGLVLRADLADPVETDSPAVRMVAGYEHRLAFGNSFRTVGIVEDHPGIAGGAVQGLNSFALRNAETLNLMPGVEAQVGDQVLGFHSTSTTVGNYPFALLMVQSGHTRYSYSVATSPDAQSAGMVDEETNLSAAATELNGQLVTEHGLHQQFTISHGTDGSGRAMSVSVYHDQIDNPIVNGGGAPTNADLNSGNLLFDPVAGQLSAAGQSYSATGIVAEIRNPMGANLRLTVDAATGEALAAASQMAEPVSFSAPLEQMHPEAAEMVAISAAGRVDRTGTAWRAAYRWQTAGTLTPVAPFATALPDAYLSLYLRQPIHCRMLPNGMEALVDVRNLLAEGYRPFLSSDGSQLYFAQLSRSIEGGLSFSF is encoded by the coding sequence GTGATTCGACGTTTGTTCATTCCCGGAACCGCGATGCTGCTGCTTGCAATTTCGGCGAGCGCGCAGACGCATCCTGCAACGCCTGAAGCTTACGTCTCAGGGGTAGTGCGTAACAGCCAGGGAGCGCCCGAGTCTGGCGCGCTGGTGGAGTTGATGCGCCCTGACCAGAAGATTGTGGCCGAAATGGCGACGGATACGCACGGCCATTATGCGCTGCACCATATCCCCTCGGGCACTTATGAGCTGCGCGCCACCAGTCCGCTCTTTCTGCCTACCATTCGCGAAAATCTTGAACTGGCCGCCAGCACCCGCGTCGTCGTCAATCTCACGCTGAACACGCTCTACGAGGCATTCCGCTGGCTGCCTGCCGAGCCCCGCAAAGCCGGGGAGCCGCCCGATGACTGGACCTGGACGTTGCGTCTTTCCGCCGACCGGCCCCTGCTGCGTATGCTGCAGAATGGCCCACTGGTCGTCGTGACTGATTCGAACGGCAACCGCACCCTCAAGGCGCGTGTCACGCTGCGCGGAGGCGACAGCCGCTTTGGCGACGGCGGCGTGCATCAGGACTTCGAACTTGCCCGCAGCCTCGACGGCTCGCGCGGGCTCGTACTGCGCGCCGACCTCGCAGACCCTGTCGAGACCGATAGCCCCGCCGTCAGAATGGTCGCCGGCTACGAGCACCGGCTCGCCTTTGGCAACTCCTTCCGCACGGTCGGCATTGTGGAAGACCATCCAGGCATCGCGGGCGGCGCAGTGCAGGGGCTGAATTCCTTTGCTCTGCGAAATGCCGAAACGCTCAACCTGATGCCGGGCGTCGAGGCCCAGGTGGGCGACCAGGTTCTGGGTTTTCATTCCACCAGCACGACGGTGGGCAATTATCCTTTCGCGCTGCTGATGGTGCAGTCCGGCCACACGCGCTACTCCTACTCTGTGGCTACGAGCCCCGACGCGCAGAGCGCCGGCATGGTGGATGAGGAGACGAATCTCTCCGCCGCGGCCACCGAGCTCAATGGCCAACTGGTCACCGAGCATGGCCTGCACCAGCAGTTCACCATCAGCCACGGCACAGACGGAAGCGGTCGTGCCATGAGCGTGAGCGTCTATCACGATCAGATCGACAACCCCATTGTGAATGGCGGCGGCGCGCCCACGAATGCGGACCTGAACTCCGGCAATCTGCTCTTTGATCCGGTTGCCGGGCAGTTGAGCGCTGCCGGCCAAAGCTACAGCGCCACCGGCATCGTGGCGGAGATTCGCAATCCCATGGGGGCCAATCTGCGCCTGACCGTCGATGCCGCCACGGGCGAAGCGCTCGCCGCGGCCAGCCAGATGGCCGAGCCGGTGTCTTTCTCCGCGCCGCTTGAGCAGATGCATCCTGAGGCGGCCGAGATGGTCGCCATCTCCGCCGCCGGGCGTGTGGACCGCACCGGCACCGCATGGCGCGCGGCCTACCGCTGGCAGACCGCCGGCACCCTGACGCCGGTTGCGCCCTTTGCTACGGCGCTGCCTGATGCGTATCTGAGCCTTTATCTGCGCCAGCCCATTCACTGCCGCATGCTGCCCAATGGAATGGAGGCGCTGGTGGACGTGCGTAACCTGCTCGCCGAGGGCTATCGGCCCTTCCTCAGCAGCGATGGCAGCCAGTTGTATTTCGCTCAGCTCAGCCGCTCGATTGAAGGCGGACTTTCCTTCTCCTTCTGA
- a CDS encoding excisionase family DNA-binding protein, whose product MGTQAIRIAPQNEEETQAVKKLYRMLIHDGAAALVGPDNTRIDLPPTVYQVLRRIIEDMQQGKAVALMPVMEELSTQAAADMLGVSRQYLVNELESGKLKFHRAGTHRRIFFKDLCDYKEARERNRHDAIQRIAQKSEESGIYDTFVPVDES is encoded by the coding sequence ATGGGCACGCAAGCAATTCGCATCGCCCCGCAGAATGAGGAGGAGACTCAGGCAGTCAAAAAACTGTACCGGATGCTCATTCATGACGGTGCCGCGGCCCTGGTTGGGCCTGATAACACCAGGATCGATTTGCCTCCAACCGTATATCAGGTTCTGCGCAGGATTATTGAAGATATGCAACAGGGCAAGGCCGTGGCCTTGATGCCCGTGATGGAGGAGCTCAGCACCCAGGCTGCTGCGGATATGCTGGGGGTATCCCGTCAATATCTTGTGAACGAACTCGAATCGGGGAAGTTGAAGTTTCACCGGGCCGGAACCCATCGGCGCATCTTCTTCAAGGATTTGTGCGATTACAAGGAAGCTCGAGAGCGCAACCGGCATGATGCGATTCAACGAATTGCCCAGAAATCCGAGGAATCAGGAATATACGATACGTTTGTTCCGGTAGATGAAAGCTAG
- a CDS encoding efflux RND transporter periplasmic adaptor subunit, producing the protein MKKVLLVVVVVLVLGGIVALTIVRAHAGGTKVLTGKVVREDLTSTVSATGQIKPKEYVNLGATAFGPITNLYVKEGERVHAGEVVATIDNVQQTAAVAGQKAAIAAAQRTVAADLAAQATAQANIEHAQAQLTQAGSEYKRAQALYKAQVMSRQDFETDKATYFADVASLAQAKAGLTQNKAQTAAAEAQLRTQQATLKSNQDQLNKTLAIAPFDGIVTNLPVRKGETVVEGIQNAEGSTLMTIANMSTVTAEVMVDEDDIINVAIGQPAQVTVDALPGESFAGHVTEVGDQALLRSTGVSTSQSTSGTQEAKDFKVVITLDHPNKDLKPGLSCTAKITTATQPNVVAIPIQALTMRTQSSLEKTASKNAADTTTASTEPQIQGVFVVSPGAKPKVHYVAVKTGITGTTDIQVMSGLKPGQEIVIGPYSVLRTLKNGDLIQREKTGLATTTTTSSSN; encoded by the coding sequence ATGAAGAAGGTTCTTCTGGTTGTTGTTGTTGTCCTGGTTCTTGGCGGCATTGTGGCCTTGACGATTGTTCGCGCGCACGCGGGCGGCACCAAGGTGCTGACCGGCAAGGTGGTGCGGGAGGATCTGACCTCGACGGTGAGCGCCACCGGGCAAATCAAGCCAAAAGAGTATGTCAACCTGGGTGCAACCGCGTTCGGCCCCATCACCAACCTCTATGTAAAGGAAGGTGAGCGGGTACATGCGGGCGAAGTGGTAGCCACCATTGACAACGTTCAGCAGACGGCCGCGGTGGCCGGACAAAAGGCCGCCATTGCCGCAGCCCAGCGCACCGTAGCCGCCGACCTGGCCGCGCAGGCGACCGCGCAGGCCAACATTGAGCATGCCCAGGCCCAGTTGACCCAGGCTGGATCCGAATACAAGCGGGCACAGGCCCTCTACAAGGCGCAGGTGATGTCGCGCCAGGATTTTGAGACCGACAAGGCGACCTACTTCGCCGATGTAGCCTCGCTGGCCCAGGCCAAGGCCGGGCTGACCCAGAACAAGGCCCAGACGGCCGCGGCTGAAGCGCAGTTGCGGACGCAGCAGGCGACGCTCAAGTCCAACCAGGATCAGCTCAACAAAACGCTCGCCATTGCTCCCTTTGACGGCATTGTGACCAACCTGCCGGTGCGCAAGGGCGAAACGGTGGTAGAAGGCATTCAGAACGCCGAAGGCTCGACGCTGATGACCATTGCCAACATGAGCACGGTGACGGCCGAGGTGATGGTAGACGAAGACGACATTATTAATGTCGCCATCGGCCAGCCGGCGCAGGTGACGGTGGATGCGCTGCCGGGCGAGTCCTTTGCGGGGCACGTAACCGAGGTGGGCGACCAGGCGCTGCTGCGCTCGACGGGCGTTTCGACGAGCCAGTCCACGTCAGGCACGCAGGAAGCCAAGGACTTCAAGGTGGTCATTACGCTCGACCATCCCAACAAGGACTTGAAGCCGGGCCTCTCCTGCACGGCCAAGATCACGACGGCCACGCAGCCGAATGTGGTGGCGATTCCGATTCAGGCGCTGACCATGCGCACCCAGAGCAGCCTGGAAAAGACGGCCTCGAAGAATGCCGCCGATACCACGACGGCCAGCACGGAGCCACAGATTCAGGGCGTATTTGTGGTCAGCCCGGGAGCCAAACCGAAGGTGCATTATGTCGCGGTCAAGACCGGGATCACCGGCACCACGGACATCCAGGTGATGAGCGGACTGAAGCCGGGACAGGAAATCGTGATCGGCCCCTACAGCGTGCTGCGAACCCTGAAGAACGGGGATCTCATCCAACGGGAAAAGACGGGCCTCGCAACCACGACCACGACCAGCAGCAGCAATTAG
- a CDS encoding PIN domain-containing protein has translation MTSDFPVIIDANVLIQAAVRDTLLRLSERRLFLCRWSDDIIEEVRRNLIARLGRSEQDADYLVGELRTHFADAWVADGYKELIPAMRNEPKDRHVVAAAIKCGAEVILTYNTKHFPADWLQAQNIVAKTPDEYLVDLYSINPEIVVHILHQQGAELNPPRNIESVLKSLEVCRCYAFTGLIRQNLGL, from the coding sequence ATGACTTCGGATTTCCCCGTCATTATTGACGCCAATGTACTCATACAGGCTGCTGTTCGCGACACGCTTCTCCGGTTGTCAGAACGGCGGCTTTTTCTTTGCCGCTGGTCTGACGACATTATTGAGGAAGTCCGGAGGAATCTGATTGCCAGGCTGGGGCGTTCAGAGCAAGACGCTGATTATTTGGTTGGAGAACTGCGCACGCATTTTGCAGATGCCTGGGTAGCAGACGGCTACAAGGAGCTTATTCCAGCCATGAGAAATGAGCCTAAAGACCGCCATGTCGTGGCTGCTGCAATCAAATGCGGAGCAGAAGTCATTCTGACCTACAATACGAAGCATTTCCCCGCTGACTGGCTCCAGGCCCAGAACATCGTAGCTAAAACGCCAGACGAATATCTGGTTGATCTGTATTCCATAAATCCAGAGATAGTCGTGCATATTTTGCATCAGCAGGGGGCTGAGCTTAATCCACCGCGCAATATCGAAAGTGTGCTCAAATCCCTCGAGGTGTGCCGTTGCTACGCATTCACCGGGTTGATTCGTCAAAATCTCGGCCTTTAA
- a CDS encoding 3-keto-disaccharide hydrolase, with the protein MMPRLFFRLAPALLGGCLLSSFAYAQSAPNTLTAQQKQQGWQLLFNGKNFDGWHSFGQKGVGKDWTIDHGAIRLKKAKGENQANSADLTTNGEYGNFDLRVEWKAEPCVDSGIMFHVHESAKYQQPYQTGPEMQIADYACTVPDSRTLYERSGDMFGLIADPYEWVKPAGQWNNYEIKVYNNHVQFFTDGHKVVDTQIGDAAWKNLVAHSKFAGWPGFAGYPEGHISLQGSEVKGKSEVKLWFRNIMIRKL; encoded by the coding sequence ATGATGCCACGATTGTTCTTTCGCCTTGCGCCTGCCCTGCTGGGCGGGTGCCTGCTTTCCTCCTTTGCCTATGCGCAGAGTGCGCCCAACACGCTCACGGCCCAGCAGAAGCAGCAGGGCTGGCAACTGCTCTTTAACGGGAAGAATTTTGACGGGTGGCACTCCTTTGGCCAGAAAGGCGTCGGCAAGGACTGGACGATTGACCATGGCGCAATCCGGCTGAAGAAGGCGAAGGGCGAGAACCAGGCCAACTCCGCCGACCTGACGACGAACGGCGAGTACGGCAACTTTGACCTGAGGGTCGAGTGGAAGGCTGAACCGTGCGTGGACAGCGGCATCATGTTTCACGTGCATGAGTCGGCGAAGTATCAGCAGCCCTACCAGACCGGCCCGGAGATGCAGATTGCCGACTACGCCTGCACGGTGCCGGACAGCCGCACGCTCTATGAGCGCTCCGGCGATATGTTCGGGCTGATTGCCGATCCCTATGAGTGGGTGAAGCCGGCCGGGCAGTGGAACAACTACGAGATCAAGGTCTACAACAACCACGTGCAGTTCTTTACCGACGGGCACAAGGTGGTGGATACGCAGATCGGCGATGCGGCGTGGAAAAACCTGGTGGCGCACAGCAAATTTGCGGGCTGGCCGGGCTTTGCCGGTTACCCGGAGGGCCACATCTCCCTGCAGGGCAGCGAGGTGAAGGGCAAGTCAGAGGTGAAGCTGTGGTTTCGCAATATCATGATTCGGAAACTGTAA